A window from Streptomyces sp. NBC_00335 encodes these proteins:
- a CDS encoding YxiG-like protein, whose translation MDTAELQRTLDENIEQLVVHHGYTNYMRDYEVIVHVWNGPQVPPTYLRYLFRYCVEARCETFLSMDTWRDSLDDRLLDSETADPDLGGYVWGVRFHELYGAELRPESEATRRWSKAVGIDFREVHIETNAHDLTLLFSDLEVSEVPVGYAPFVTD comes from the coding sequence ATGGACACCGCAGAGCTTCAGCGGACGCTGGACGAGAATATCGAACAACTTGTCGTGCATCACGGATACACCAACTATATGCGTGACTACGAGGTCATCGTCCACGTGTGGAACGGCCCCCAGGTCCCTCCGACCTACCTGCGGTACCTCTTCCGGTACTGCGTCGAGGCCCGATGCGAGACGTTCCTGTCCATGGACACCTGGCGGGATTCCTTGGACGACAGGCTCCTCGACTCCGAAACCGCTGACCCCGACCTTGGCGGTTACGTCTGGGGCGTGAGGTTTCACGAGCTGTACGGTGCCGAGCTTCGTCCTGAGTCAGAGGCTACGCGCCGCTGGTCGAAGGCAGTCGGGATCGACTTCCGAGAGGTTCACATCGAGACCAACGCGCACGATCTGACCTTGCTCTTCTCGGACCTTGAGGTGAGCGAGGTCCCGGTCGGATATGCGCCCTTCGTCACGGACTGA
- a CDS encoding isocitrate lyase/PEP mutase family protein, which yields MDFRTTVERAQRLKQLHAEYKPLVLPTVWDVWSARAAADAGFPALTVGSHPLAASRGAEDQEGQTFQEVLAAVRPIIAAVNVPVSVDLESGYGHEPADLIAGLTEVGGAGLNIEDTVHSDGGRLRTTQEHASYIAGLRAAADDAGIPVWINGRTDVFAHAEDASAALDEAIERLLAMEQAGADSVYPVRIQDNDDLLAAVTDAVAVPVNSTAHPVKHDLERFRRLGVGRITYGPLLQTAMTDAMKDMLGPWAL from the coding sequence ATGGACTTTCGCACCACTGTTGAGCGCGCGCAGCGCCTTAAGCAGCTACACGCCGAGTACAAGCCGCTTGTGCTGCCTACCGTCTGGGATGTGTGGTCCGCGCGGGCGGCAGCCGACGCCGGGTTTCCCGCGCTGACGGTCGGCAGTCATCCGCTCGCAGCCTCCCGGGGGGCCGAGGACCAGGAGGGACAGACCTTCCAGGAGGTACTTGCCGCCGTCAGGCCGATCATCGCGGCGGTCAACGTCCCGGTGTCCGTGGACCTGGAGTCCGGGTACGGACACGAGCCCGCCGATCTCATTGCCGGACTCACCGAGGTCGGCGGCGCCGGTCTCAACATCGAGGACACCGTCCACTCGGACGGCGGACGTCTGCGCACCACGCAGGAGCACGCGAGCTACATCGCAGGCCTGCGCGCGGCGGCTGACGACGCGGGAATCCCGGTCTGGATCAACGGGCGCACGGACGTCTTCGCGCACGCGGAGGATGCCTCCGCCGCCCTCGACGAGGCGATCGAACGGCTGCTGGCCATGGAACAGGCCGGCGCCGACAGCGTCTACCCAGTGCGCATCCAGGACAACGACGACCTGCTCGCAGCGGTGACCGATGCCGTCGCCGTTCCGGTGAACTCCACGGCCCATCCCGTCAAGCACGATCTTGAGCGCTTTCGCCGCCTTGGTGTCGGCAGGATCACCTACGGCCCGCTGCTGCAAACCGCGATGACGGATGCCATGAAGGACATGCTCGGACCATGGGCGCTTTGA